In Tuberibacillus sp. Marseille-P3662, the following proteins share a genomic window:
- a CDS encoding helix-turn-helix domain-containing protein: protein MRKKVANPLSSVYASGEADEKWGQYNGSVRQSCNRGKLKNYIGNGVRQSGKVWLVTDEVMREVFGESKEDIKMKIMDLVDAGEQEIEVQADEDMGIDAGTYFVEFTDQDDEGIQVTVDFESSKLGRNAIFNETYTEFAKEKLEQDLVAQNVNVDIDELLEI from the coding sequence TTGCGAAAAAAAGTAGCAAACCCACTCTCGTCAGTATACGCTTCCGGCGAAGCTGATGAGAAGTGGGGACAATACAACGGTTCTGTTAGGCAGTCTTGCAACCGTGGAAAATTAAAAAACTACATCGGCAATGGTGTTCGGCAATCCGGCAAGGTTTGGTTGGTAACAGATGAAGTAATGCGTGAAGTATTTGGAGAATCAAAGGAGGATATCAAAATGAAAATAATGGATTTGGTCGATGCGGGTGAGCAAGAAATTGAGGTTCAAGCTGATGAGGATATGGGGATTGATGCAGGAACATATTTTGTAGAATTCACCGATCAAGACGATGAGGGTATACAAGTTACGGTGGATTTTGAGTCATCAAAGCTAGGTAGGAACGCTATATTCAACGAAACATACACGGAATTCGCAAAAGAAAAATTAGAGCAGGATTTGGTTGCTCAAAATGTAAACGTTGATATTGATGAGTTGTTAGAAATATAA